The following nucleotide sequence is from uncultured Draconibacterium sp..
ACGACGAACTTCCTGATGCCAGCGTCCAGCCGGCGCCGCGCTCCCAAATCATCACTTCCACTTCGTTTGGCGAAACAACTTTTGCAAACTGCACGTTAATGCGGTTCGGAAACATCGAATGAGTCTCAATTTGCGGCCCAAAAGTTTTTATTTCCTTTTCATCCAATTCGTCTTTTAATACCACACAGTGCGGATTGCCTACCGACACGCAATTAATTTCGTAACCGCGGTATTCCAGTTCAAGCGTTTCACCAATGCATTCCTCTTTTTCGCAATTAACAGGTACTTTCTTCGATTCGAAAATTGCCTTTCCCATATCCACTTTTATAGTGAAGGCTTTGTTGTTTTTTTCTTCGATTACCTCAGCTTTTACCAAACCGCCGGGTGTTTCAATGCTGAATATTTTTGATTGGGCAAAACCATAATCGTACAGATACTTGGCAAAAATACGCAGGCCGTTTCCGCTTTTTTCGGCTTCCGAACCATCGGGATTCAGAATACGCAAACCGAAATCGGCCTTGTTGCTCGGCACTTTCAAAAGAATGCCGTCGGAGCCAATTCCAAAGTGAACATCGCAGATGCGAATTATGGCTTTTTCTGTTAATTGAAAAGTTATCTCATCCTGGTTTAAAACAATATAATCGTTCCCCAGTCCGTGTGATTTTACAAAGAAGTTTTGCATCTCAAATAATTTTTTGTCAAAATTAACAGAGTTTCCAAAACCTCAGCCGGCAACATGCATTAAATTAATCTAAATAACCGCAAAGGAATTCGCCGCAAAAATACTTGCCAATAGTTTTTTTTATCTTTACGCTCCGATTTGGAAAACATTATAAAATAGACAGATATGGCAAAAATTAACGAGAATTACCTGAAACTTCAGGCCGGGTATCTTTTCCCGGAAATTGGGCGTAGAGTGAGCGAATTTATCGATGCCAATCCCGATAAAAAAGTAATTAAAATGGGTATCGGCGATGTTACCCAACCATTGGTTCCCAGTGTTGTGAAAGCTTTTCACGAAGGTGTTGACGAAATGGCCAAAGGCGAAACTTTTAAAGGTTACGGACCGGAACAAGGATATGCTTTCCTGCGTGAAGCCATTGCCAAAAACTCGTACCAGGAGAAAGGTATCGATATCTCTGCTGATGAGATTTTTGTTTCTGACGGCTCGAAATGCGACACCGGAAATATTCAGGAAATTTTTGGCAACGACAATAAAATAGCGATTTGCGACCCGGTTTACCCGGTTTATGCCGATACTACGGTAATGAGTGGAAAAACAGGTACTTGCCAGGCAAATGGGCATTACGAAGGAATAATTTACATGCCTTGTACAAAAGAAAACGGCTTTATTCCTGAGCTTCCAACAGAAACTCCTGACCTGATTTTTCTATGCTACCCGAACAATCCAACAGGAACAGTTGCTTCGAAAGAAGAATTGAAAAAGTGGGTTGATTATGCTATCGAAAAAAATGCGATCATTCTTTACGATGCGGCTTACGAAGCTTTTATTACCGAAGACGGAATTCCTCGTTCGATCTACGAAATTGAAGGTGCCAAAAAAGTTGCCATCGAATTCCGCAGTTTCTCTAAAACAGCAGGATTTACCGGAACACGTTGCGCCATTACCGTTATACCTAACGATTTGGTCGCTTACGATTCAGAAGGAAAAGCACACCAGGTAAAAACATTGTGGAACCGTCGTCAATCAACCAAATTCAACGGCGTTTCTTACCCGGTTCAGAAAGCGGCTGCTGCCATTTACACTGAAGAAGGTAAAAAAGAGGTAGAAGAAGTAATTGCCTACTACCTGGAAAATGCAAAAATAATGCGCGAAAGCCTGGCCGAAATTGGCTACGAAGTGTATGGTGGTGTTAATGCACCTTATGTGTGGGTGAAAACCAAAAACAATATGACATCGTGGGACTTTTTCGATAAAGTGTTAAACGAAGCCAATTTGGTTGGAACTCCGGGATCGGGCTTTGGTCCTGCCGGTGAAGGTTATTTCCGTTTTTCAGCGTTTGCCGACCGCGAAAATGTACTGGAAGCAATGGAACGAGTTAAGAACTTATCGTAACAAACGATCAGATAAAGAAAAATCCGGGTTGAAAATTCAACCCGGATTTTTTATGCTTTAATTTTTCTATTTTTAAATGCTAGCGTTGTTTTCTTCCCGGATAAACTTTTAGCGCCTCTGTTAAAATCTTCAAACAAACCGCCAAATCTGCTTTGTTCAACACATAAGCAATTCGCACTTCATCCTGCCCCTTGTCGGAACCGGTGTAAAAGCCCGAAGCCGGTGCCAAAAACACGGTTTGTCCTTCGTACTGAAAATCGGATAATAACCACGCACAAAATTTATCGGCATTGTCAACCGGAAGACGTGCAACCGTATAAAATGCTCCCATCGGAATTGGCGAATACACGCCATCAATGCGGTTCAGTCCGTCGATCAGGAACTTGCGTCGCTGAACATACTCGTTGTAGTTATTCAGCATGTAATCCGGATCGGCATCCAACGAAGCTTCGGCGGCAATTTGCCCGATAAGTGGCGGACTCAAGCGCGCCTGACAAAACTTCATCACATTCTTTTTCACGGCTGCATTTTTGGTAATCAGCGCACCAATCCGCAAACCACATTCGCTGTAGCGTTTTGAGACAGAGTCGACCAAAACAACATTCTGCTCAATTCCTTCTAAATGAAAAGCAGAAATATAAGGCGCGCCGGTATAACAAAACTCGCGGTAAACTTCATCGGAAAACAAATACAGATCGTATTTTTTCACCAGGTCGCGAATGGCGTTCATTTCCTGCTGTGTATATAAATAACCGGTCGGATTATTTGGATTGCAGATCATAATCCCCTTGGTTTTTGAGGTGATCAGCTTCTCGAATTCTTCGATTGGAGGTAATACAAATCCTTCTTCAATGTCGCCCGGAATCGATTTAATTTGAGCTCCGGCAACAATAGCAAAAGCTTCGTAATTGGCATAAGCAGGTTCGGGAACAATAATTTCGTCGCCCGGGTCGAGACAACTCATAAAAGCAAAGGTTACCGCCTCGCTCCCTCCAGAGGTAACAATAATATCGTCGGCAGTTACATCGATATCAAATTTATGGTAATATTTCGCCAGTTTTTTTCGGAACGACAAAATTCCTTCACTAGGAGTATATTCCAGAATTTCCCGGTCAATCGACCGGATGGCCGCCAGTGCTTCAGGAGGTGTTGGCAAATCGGGCTGACCGATGTTTAAATGGAACACTTTAACCCCTTTCTCTTTAGCTTCATGAGCTAACGGAGCTAATTTCCTGATTGGCGAATCAGGCATTATCCTTCCTCTGTCTGATACTGTCGGCATGTTTTATAATATATTTTAAAAGCAAGCAAAGATAAGATTAACAATCTGAAAATAATAATCTAAATTTTCAGACAAATTAATATCTTATTGGAAACTTAACTTCCAAATTTTAGTATCGCGGAATGCCAGTCACTACATTTAATACGAATTGTCTTAAATCCTGAGAATTTATCATGTTTTAGTCAGGAATAGTGGTCTATTTTTGAACTCAGAAAAAACTCAAATATTTACAAAAATGATAATTGGAGTACCAAAGGAAATTAAAAATAATGAAAACCGCATCGCATTAACACCTGCCGGTGCTGCAGAGTTGGTGAAACATGGTCATGATGTTTATGTTCAGGCCGGAGGAGGCATGGGCAGCGGATTTCAAGATGAGGATTACATTGGCGCAGGAGCAAAAATGCTTCCTAGCATTGAAGATGTATACGGCATTGCCGAAATGATCATCAAAGTAAAGGAGCCAATCGAAGAGGAATACAAGCTTATTAAAGAAGGACAAATTCTTTACACTTATTTCCACTTTGCATCGTGCGAGCCATTAACACACGCTATGATTGAAAACAAATCGGTGTGTTTGGCTTACGAAACTGTTGAGTTGCCTGACCGTTCGCTTCCGTTACTTGTTCCAATGAGCGAGGTGGCCGGTCGTATGTCAATTCAGGAAGGTGCTAAATACCTTGAAAAAACTTACGGTGGTTACGGAGTACTTCTTGGTGGAGTAGCCGGAGTTCTTCCAGCCAAAGTTTTGGTAATTGGTGGTGGTATTGTTGGTACCGAAGCAGCTAAAATGGCTGCCGGGCTGGGTGCCGATGTTACGATTATGGATGTATCGCTGAAACGCCTGCGCTACCTCGACGATATTATGCCGGCCAACGTAAAAACCATGATGAGTAACGAATATAACATCCGCGAAATGGTTAAATCGCACGATGTTATTATCGGTGCCGTTCTTATTCCTGGAGCAAAAGCACCACATTTGGTAACACGCGATATGCTGAGCACAATGAAACCGGGTACTGTTTTGGTTGACGTTGCCGTTGACCAGGGCGGATGTTTCGAGACAACAAAAGCAACTACACACGCCGATCCTACTTTTGTTATCGACGATGTATTGCACTACTGTGTTGCCAACATGCCGGGTGCAGTTCCACGTACTTCAACAATTGCATTAACAAATGCTACACTTCCTTATGCTATTGAAATTGCAGGCAAAGGATGGAAGCAGGCATGCATCGATAATGAGCCATTGCGCAAAGGGCTTAATGTTGTTGACGGAAAAGTTGTTTACAAAGGTGTTGCAGAAGCTTTCGACCTGCCTTATGAAAGTGTTGAAACCGTTCTCTAAAAACCAATACAAAATAATTTCAAAAAGCCTTTCCCTTTTATTCGGGAAGGGCTTTTTTATTTATCGCCAAAACATATTTACAGCATATTTGTATATTTAATCCCGAATATTGCTGAGCATGAATAAAACCAAGGAGAAAATTTACGAGATAATTTTTGAGGCCGACACGCCGGGCGGTAAACTTTTCGATGTGGCACTTCTGTTCGTAATTATAGTCAGCGTTGCACTGGTATTGTTGGAAAGTGTTCCCGCCATACGCGATAATCACCAGCAATTGTTACGTATTCTGGAATGGTGCATCACCATCATTTTTTCCATTGAATACATCTTACGTATTGCCATCGTAAAAAAGCCCTTGCGTTATATTTTTAGTTTCTACGGTATTATCGACCTCTTATCGGTTCTGCCCACCTACATCGGGTTAGTAGTTGTAGGATCGCACAGTTTGGTGGTCATTCGAATATTACGTTTACTCCGTGTTTTCAGAATATTAAAACTTACGCGTTATACCGAGGCAGGTCGCTCGCTGGCAAAAGCCCTTTGGCACAGCCGCGAAAAGATAAGTGTTTTCATCTTTTTTGTAAGCATGCTGGTCATAATCATCGGAACAGTAATGTACCTCGTTGAAGGCCCTGACCAAGGTTTTACCAGCATCCCAAAAGGAATTTATTGGGCAATCGTTACGCTTACCACCGTTGGCTATGGCGACATCAGTCCCGGAACCCCGCTGGGGCAATTCCTGGCCAGTGTTGTAATGATAATGGGTTATGCTATTATTGCCGTTCCAACGGGTATTGTTACGGCCGAGATCATCAATCCCACCACTGAAAAGAATACGCAGGTTTGCCCGCAATGCCTGCATCCATCGCACGACGATGATGCGGTTTTCTGCAAAAAGTGCGGTTCGCGACTTAATCCTTAATCTTGAAGTGATTCTGTCACTAAAATGGTATCCGTTAACAACCTCAACCTAATTGTGAATATTTAAAGTACGTAAATCGGAAGCAGTTCTTTTTGAACGATTATTTTTGTGAGAAATATTTGAAAAATGAGGCAGTACTTAGATTTGTTGGAGACTATTTTGGAGAAAGGAACGGTTAAAGAAGACCGTACGGGAACAGGAACGATCAGCCGTTTTGGGCATCAAATGCGTTTTGATTTGAGTGAAGGTTTCCCGATGGTTACAACAAAAAAACTGCACCTGAAATCGATCATCTACGAACTACTTTGGTTTTTGAAAGGCGACACCAATGTAAAATATTTACAGGATAACGGGGTACGCATTTGGAACGAGTGGGCCGACGACGACGGCAACCTCGGGCACATTTACGGCTACCAGTGGCGCAGTTGGCCAACACCCGATGGCGGCCACATCGACCAGATTTCGCAGGTAATTGATGCGATTAAAAATAATCCCGACTCGCGACGTCATTTGGTTAGCGCCTGGAATGTCGGAGAACTGGACAAAATGAACCTTCCGCCTTGCCACATCCTTTTCCAGTTTTATGTTGCCGACGGAAAATTGTCGTGCCAGCTTTACCAACGCAGTGCCGATGTATTTTTGGGTGTACCTTTTAACATTGCTTCGTATGCATTGCTAACCATGATGATGGCCCAGGCTTGTGGACTTGAAGCCGGCGATTTTGTACATACTTTTGGCGACGTTCATATTTATTCGAACCACGTAGAGCAGGTGAAATTGCAGCTTACCCGCGAACCTTATCCGCTGCCAACCATGAAAATAAATCCTGATGTGAAAAACATTTTTGATTTTAAATTCGAAGATTTTGAGCTGGTTGGTTACCAGTCGCACCCACACATCAAAGGAGCTGTTGCCGTTTAAAATCAAATTATAATGACAGATAAAATTCAAAAGAATATCTCGATAATCGTTGCCATTGCCGAGAACTTTGCCATCGGTAAAAACAACGATCTGCTGTTTCATCTTCCAAACGATTTGAAACGTTTTAAGGAAATCACCAGCGGTCACACCATTATTATGGGCCGCAACACCTTGTTGTCGTTGCCAAAATGGCCGTTGCCAAATCGACGACACATTGTAATTACCGATAAACAAGACGATGTTTTCCCGGGTTGCGAAACCGTGTTTTCCATCGACGAGGCCATTGAAAAAGTAAAAGACGAAAAAGAGGCTTTTATCATTGGCGGCGGAATGATCTACAAACAGTTTTTCCCAGTGGCGGGCAAACTCTACCTCACGCTGGTACACAAACCGTTTGATGCCGATACTTATTTCCCCGAGGTTAATTATGCCGAATGGAACGAGGTAAAACGCGAAGATCTGCACGACGAAAAAAACAATTTTGACTATTCTTACCTTGATTTAGAACGAAAATAATTTTTGCGTTTGTAGCTTAGCTACTCAATTTTTACATCATGAGAAAAAAAACTGCTTTGGTTGTGGTGCTATGCGCTTTCAACCTGTTTTTGTTTGCCCAAAAACCACTGATAAACCTGAAGTACGAGCAAAATTACACGCCAACTTACGACGAGGTTATTGAAATGTATGAACTGCTTGACGCGAAGTACGAAAATGCCACGCTTGTTGAGAATGGCCTTACCGATATTGGCAAACCACTTCATACGTTTATTATCAATAACGAACCGGAATTCAATCCCGAAACGATAAAAGCACAGGGAAAATCTATTTTACTCATCAACAACGGAATTCATCCCGGTGAACCGTGCGGTATTGATGCCAGCCTTGAATTTGCCGATAATATTTTGCGCAACGCCGATAATCTGTCAGAAATTCTTGAGAATACAGTGCTTGTAATTGTGCCGGCGTATAATATTGGCGGGCTTTTAAACCGAAGTGCCTACAACCGCTCGGGGCAAACCACACCTTACGAAACGGGTTTTCGTGGAAATGCCGGAAACCTTGATCTAAACCGTGACTTTGCAAAATGCGATTCGGAAAATGCGCGCAATTTTAACCGCCTGTTTACCAAATGGGATCCGGATGTTCTTCTCGATACACATACCACCAACGGATCGGAACATCAGTACAGTGTAACATTAATAGCACCGTCGCCCGACATGTTTCCGCCAACCCAGGAAAAATTTATTCGCGAAAAGATGCTCCCCAACCTTTACAGCAATATGAAAGAAGGGGAATACGAACTGATTCCTTATGTGAGCTGGATGTATTCGGATCCAAAAAAAGGCATTATGATGACGCAGGAAACCAGCCGCTACTCGTCGGGGTATGCCAGTCTTTTTAACTGCTACGGAATGATGACCGAAAATCATGTTTACAAAAATTATGCTGACCGCGTAAAATCGTGCTACCAGTTTATTGAGGTACTGGCAAAATTTACTTCGGCAAATTCAAAAGAAATTATCGAAAGCCGCAAAACAGGCATTAAGGAATCGATGACAGCAGCAACTTATCCGATCAATTTTGATTTGGATACAACACAATTTCAGATGCTGGAATTTAAGGGCTACGAAGTTGACAACAAGCAAATCAGTCCGGTTACAGGCCTGCCACGGTTTGGTTACGACAAAACCCGACCGTACACCAAAGAAATACCATTCTTTGATGTGTATAAAGCAACCCAGGAAATTAAAATTCCGGAATATTATATTCTGCCACAAACCTGGAACCGGGTGATTGAGCGACTCGAATTAAATGGAATTGAGTTTACCCGTTTACCCAACGACACGACAATGGAAGTGGAGGTGTACTACATTGATGAATATTCGAACGCAAGCCGATTGAACAACGGGCATTATTTTCATGATAAAGTTACTACTACCAGCGAAATGCAAAAAATTAAATACTATGCCGGCGACCTTGTAATTCCGGTTCGTCAGAAAAAAATAAAATACCTGCTGGAGCAACTGGAGCCAAAAGCCCGTGATTCATTTTTCAGATGGAATTTCTTTGACCAGGTTTTGGATCAACGCGAATATTTCTCGTCGTATGGCTACGAAGAGAATGCGCTGAAATACTTAAACGAGCATCCGGAGTTTAAAAAGAAGTTTGAAGAAAAACGCCAGTCGGATCAGGAGTTTGCCATAAATCATCGTGCACAGTTGAGTTATATTTATTACAACTCGGAGTGGGCCGAAAAAACGTACAAACGTTATCCGGTGGCAAGAATTTATTAAAAGTTAACGAGCCTGATTTCGAAAATCAGGCTCGTTAATTTATGCAAGCAGTTTGCCCAAATTCGCAAACTTATTGTTGTAATCTTCAACCGAAAGTTTGATCACTTCAATTGCTTCATCGTGCCCGTAAGTTGTCGCAATTTCGGTGTTTGAATCAACACCCGGCATATCTTTATAAGTAAGGAAGTAGTGTTCCAAACGCTGGATCACAATTTCCGGAACCTGCGACACATCGGTAAAATGACCATAAACGGTGTCGTTATCCAAAACTGCAATTATTTTATCATCTGCCTGGTCGCCGTCTATCATGCGGAAACCACCAATCGGGCGAGCTGTAACCAGCAAGTCGCCATGCGCCAGATCCTTTTCGGTTAGCACACAAATATCAATCGGGTCGCCATCTCCTTTTATACCTTTGCGGTTCACTTTCTCCGAACAATATTCGCCAACTTTGGTACCGCAGTAGGTTTGCGGAATAAATCCGTATAATGCCGGAACTACATTCGAAAATTTCTGCGGCCGGTCAACACGCAGGTAACCACTATCCTTGTCAATTTCGTATTTTACCGTATCGGTTGAAACCACTTCAATAAAAGCGGTTAGTTCTTCGGGGGCATTTTCTCCAATTGAGACTCCGTGCCAGGGGTGCGATTTATAACGCAATCCCATCAGTCGTCCAATGGGATCGGAAAGTCTGTCTACCATCTTAGTTAAATTATGTTTTACTATTTGAAACCAATAGTACGTATTTTAGTTCATACTATTCACCACAAAGGTCATTAAATTTTTGTTACGCCACAACTGTTTCAGCTCTATTTCCAGCTTTATCAACAGTGGCCAGCACAACATTGCCCGGCTTATCGAGTGTATAACTAAACGGCTGGCTTTTTAGCAACTGAGGTTTGTGCTCAACCTTCGCCAGCAACTCACCGTCACGGAATACTTCGTAATGCGAAATCGGTTCTTCATCAGCCAAAGCGGTGTTCCAGGTCAGCACATCGTTCGTTATTTTTGCATCACGCGGAGCAGAAAGCGATTCTTTTTCAATGGCCTGAAAATAATTACTTTTAGGTTTCACACTTTTTGCCTGTTCTTCAATTCTTTTTCGCTCTGTTACGCTCATTCCGTCGGGCTCAATTTGTGCTGCATAAAAGTTTTGTACCAGCTGACATTTCATAGGATCATCATCGATTTGCCCGATCCCAATAATCAGAGTGTGTACACCCGGTGTCGTCAGCGAATATTCAATAAGTGGCTTACTCGGCAACTCATCTGTTCCCACTTTACGGAACACATCAGCAGGTGTTTGCGACCAACGTGGCTCCTTATGGTACATGGCAGCATCGGCAAAAACTTTCATCCCAATAATTCCCATCCCTTTGGCTTCGGCAATCGGAATTACATTGTGCTGCATGTTCATTTTTGTTTTGTCGTTGGCATTTATCGAGACCAGCATACCTTCCAAAATACCATATTCATCGCGCTGAATCATATCCATCATTGCCGGAGGATTAGCATGCCCGGAAAACCCTATATGCTTGATCAACTTCTCTTCTTTTGGGTTCATGCCCGTCAGGTTAGTTCCATCGCGCAAGTCGCGAAGTGCTACCAATGCCCCGAAATTACCGTTAGAACTGAGTGGCGTTTCCAAACCTTCGTAAAGCACATCCACTTCGGCAGCATTATTTAATGTATGGCACAAAACCATGTCCAGGTAGGCGCCATCCGGGTAATAACCTTCTCCGTCGCCAAACAGTTGCGACAATGAGCGTTTCACATCGTCAACCGCACACTTTACATTCTCGCCATTCGACCAGTTATTAACTCCTTCGCGCTCAGGCCAGCCGGGTTTTCCCCAGCGCATAGCTGTTTTACTCGTCAGCCATATCGATTTTCGGAACGCTTCGTTATAACCCTCCTCGCCCGGAATCAGGTTTAAGTGTTTAAAAGCCTTATGGTAATTCAACTGGCTATCGGCATAAAGGTTGGAAGTATCAAAGTAATTGATCCCCAAATCAAATGCTTTCAGAATAAT
It contains:
- the dapF gene encoding diaminopimelate epimerase translates to MQNFFVKSHGLGNDYIVLNQDEITFQLTEKAIIRICDVHFGIGSDGILLKVPSNKADFGLRILNPDGSEAEKSGNGLRIFAKYLYDYGFAQSKIFSIETPGGLVKAEVIEEKNNKAFTIKVDMGKAIFESKKVPVNCEKEECIGETLELEYRGYEINCVSVGNPHCVVLKDELDEKEIKTFGPQIETHSMFPNRINVQFAKVVSPNEVEVMIWERGAGWTLASGSSSCAVACTVVKRGLTERNLTIKMPGGNLAIEIDEDWEIRMTGEVREIGSGTLSAELIQDLEL
- a CDS encoding LL-diaminopimelate aminotransferase, with translation MAKINENYLKLQAGYLFPEIGRRVSEFIDANPDKKVIKMGIGDVTQPLVPSVVKAFHEGVDEMAKGETFKGYGPEQGYAFLREAIAKNSYQEKGIDISADEIFVSDGSKCDTGNIQEIFGNDNKIAICDPVYPVYADTTVMSGKTGTCQANGHYEGIIYMPCTKENGFIPELPTETPDLIFLCYPNNPTGTVASKEELKKWVDYAIEKNAIILYDAAYEAFITEDGIPRSIYEIEGAKKVAIEFRSFSKTAGFTGTRCAITVIPNDLVAYDSEGKAHQVKTLWNRRQSTKFNGVSYPVQKAAAAIYTEEGKKEVEEVIAYYLENAKIMRESLAEIGYEVYGGVNAPYVWVKTKNNMTSWDFFDKVLNEANLVGTPGSGFGPAGEGYFRFSAFADRENVLEAMERVKNLS
- a CDS encoding pyridoxal phosphate-dependent aminotransferase, with product MPTVSDRGRIMPDSPIRKLAPLAHEAKEKGVKVFHLNIGQPDLPTPPEALAAIRSIDREILEYTPSEGILSFRKKLAKYYHKFDIDVTADDIIVTSGGSEAVTFAFMSCLDPGDEIIVPEPAYANYEAFAIVAGAQIKSIPGDIEEGFVLPPIEEFEKLITSKTKGIMICNPNNPTGYLYTQQEMNAIRDLVKKYDLYLFSDEVYREFCYTGAPYISAFHLEGIEQNVVLVDSVSKRYSECGLRIGALITKNAAVKKNVMKFCQARLSPPLIGQIAAEASLDADPDYMLNNYNEYVQRRKFLIDGLNRIDGVYSPIPMGAFYTVARLPVDNADKFCAWLLSDFQYEGQTVFLAPASGFYTGSDKGQDEVRIAYVLNKADLAVCLKILTEALKVYPGRKQR
- the ald gene encoding alanine dehydrogenase; the encoded protein is MIIGVPKEIKNNENRIALTPAGAAELVKHGHDVYVQAGGGMGSGFQDEDYIGAGAKMLPSIEDVYGIAEMIIKVKEPIEEEYKLIKEGQILYTYFHFASCEPLTHAMIENKSVCLAYETVELPDRSLPLLVPMSEVAGRMSIQEGAKYLEKTYGGYGVLLGGVAGVLPAKVLVIGGGIVGTEAAKMAAGLGADVTIMDVSLKRLRYLDDIMPANVKTMMSNEYNIREMVKSHDVIIGAVLIPGAKAPHLVTRDMLSTMKPGTVLVDVAVDQGGCFETTKATTHADPTFVIDDVLHYCVANMPGAVPRTSTIALTNATLPYAIEIAGKGWKQACIDNEPLRKGLNVVDGKVVYKGVAEAFDLPYESVETVL
- a CDS encoding ion transporter, whose amino-acid sequence is MNKTKEKIYEIIFEADTPGGKLFDVALLFVIIVSVALVLLESVPAIRDNHQQLLRILEWCITIIFSIEYILRIAIVKKPLRYIFSFYGIIDLLSVLPTYIGLVVVGSHSLVVIRILRLLRVFRILKLTRYTEAGRSLAKALWHSREKISVFIFFVSMLVIIIGTVMYLVEGPDQGFTSIPKGIYWAIVTLTTVGYGDISPGTPLGQFLASVVMIMGYAIIAVPTGIVTAEIINPTTEKNTQVCPQCLHPSHDDDAVFCKKCGSRLNP
- a CDS encoding thymidylate synthase — translated: MRQYLDLLETILEKGTVKEDRTGTGTISRFGHQMRFDLSEGFPMVTTKKLHLKSIIYELLWFLKGDTNVKYLQDNGVRIWNEWADDDGNLGHIYGYQWRSWPTPDGGHIDQISQVIDAIKNNPDSRRHLVSAWNVGELDKMNLPPCHILFQFYVADGKLSCQLYQRSADVFLGVPFNIASYALLTMMMAQACGLEAGDFVHTFGDVHIYSNHVEQVKLQLTREPYPLPTMKINPDVKNIFDFKFEDFELVGYQSHPHIKGAVAV
- a CDS encoding dihydrofolate reductase, translated to MTDKIQKNISIIVAIAENFAIGKNNDLLFHLPNDLKRFKEITSGHTIIMGRNTLLSLPKWPLPNRRHIVITDKQDDVFPGCETVFSIDEAIEKVKDEKEAFIIGGGMIYKQFFPVAGKLYLTLVHKPFDADTYFPEVNYAEWNEVKREDLHDEKNNFDYSYLDLERK
- a CDS encoding M14 family zinc carboxypeptidase, whose product is MRKKTALVVVLCAFNLFLFAQKPLINLKYEQNYTPTYDEVIEMYELLDAKYENATLVENGLTDIGKPLHTFIINNEPEFNPETIKAQGKSILLINNGIHPGEPCGIDASLEFADNILRNADNLSEILENTVLVIVPAYNIGGLLNRSAYNRSGQTTPYETGFRGNAGNLDLNRDFAKCDSENARNFNRLFTKWDPDVLLDTHTTNGSEHQYSVTLIAPSPDMFPPTQEKFIREKMLPNLYSNMKEGEYELIPYVSWMYSDPKKGIMMTQETSRYSSGYASLFNCYGMMTENHVYKNYADRVKSCYQFIEVLAKFTSANSKEIIESRKTGIKESMTAATYPINFDLDTTQFQMLEFKGYEVDNKQISPVTGLPRFGYDKTRPYTKEIPFFDVYKATQEIKIPEYYILPQTWNRVIERLELNGIEFTRLPNDTTMEVEVYYIDEYSNASRLNNGHYFHDKVTTTSEMQKIKYYAGDLVIPVRQKKIKYLLEQLEPKARDSFFRWNFFDQVLDQREYFSSYGYEENALKYLNEHPEFKKKFEEKRQSDQEFAINHRAQLSYIYYNSEWAEKTYKRYPVARIY
- a CDS encoding inorganic pyrophosphatase; the encoded protein is MVDRLSDPIGRLMGLRYKSHPWHGVSIGENAPEELTAFIEVVSTDTVKYEIDKDSGYLRVDRPQKFSNVVPALYGFIPQTYCGTKVGEYCSEKVNRKGIKGDGDPIDICVLTEKDLAHGDLLVTARPIGGFRMIDGDQADDKIIAVLDNDTVYGHFTDVSQVPEIVIQRLEHYFLTYKDMPGVDSNTEIATTYGHDEAIEVIKLSVEDYNNKFANLGKLLA
- a CDS encoding aldo/keto reductase produces the protein MTKSKKYPVTRRDFIKVSAASTAAVSAMSLGACNSEKLPEPMKRPFGKLGFNVTTLGLGGQASIQWTPEDVEPEKIILKAFDLGINYFDTSNLYADSQLNYHKAFKHLNLIPGEEGYNEAFRKSIWLTSKTAMRWGKPGWPEREGVNNWSNGENVKCAVDDVKRSLSQLFGDGEGYYPDGAYLDMVLCHTLNNAAEVDVLYEGLETPLSSNGNFGALVALRDLRDGTNLTGMNPKEEKLIKHIGFSGHANPPAMMDMIQRDEYGILEGMLVSINANDKTKMNMQHNVIPIAEAKGMGIIGMKVFADAAMYHKEPRWSQTPADVFRKVGTDELPSKPLIEYSLTTPGVHTLIIGIGQIDDDPMKCQLVQNFYAAQIEPDGMSVTERKRIEEQAKSVKPKSNYFQAIEKESLSAPRDAKITNDVLTWNTALADEEPISHYEVFRDGELLAKVEHKPQLLKSQPFSYTLDKPGNVVLATVDKAGNRAETVVA